Within Vicia villosa cultivar HV-30 ecotype Madison, WI linkage group LG1, Vvil1.0, whole genome shotgun sequence, the genomic segment GTAGGTCTATCTTATCAAGTCCAGTCAtagtttaaaaatatgaaaaaattgtttgaaaaaaaatattgaaagagggactaacatggctcagttaaattttataagggattaaatagagacctttttttctcagggactaatttggactctcccttttttgtgagggactaaaatggatcttcattttataagggattaaatagagacctttttttctcagggactaatttggactctccctttttttgtgagggactaaaatgggtcttcattGGTGGTTCAGCCAcgattcaaaagtaaaaaaaatcggtttgaaaaaaatattagtagagggactaacatggctcggttaaattttgtaagggatttaatagggacttttttttctcagggactaatctgacctttacagtttttgtgagggactaaaatggtaCTTCACTCTATAAAATATGATTGATCTTAATATTAATATGAAAATAGTAGTTTGACCTATAAGTATCACAAAAGATTGACCTAtaagttttaaatattttttaacattatatattTATAGTTGGATTGATCCAATAAATAAGAAATTTGTGGTAGACAGGTCGCATTCAAATTCAGTTTTATCTAACAATTAAGaaataattttcacaatttttttattgtgatattataatttaatatatattctaATTTTTCTGGCTAAATTACATGTAATTTATATTTTATGTAAAAATGCAAATAGAAAGtttttatgataatttttattccaatttaaacattaatttatatatttgaacGGGATAATTTATATATTGTAATTTATATTCCAATTTAACCTGTatgtttaatgaatttttttaattaaattcaatttgattgtgtttttaatgaattttatgtaattaatatcaaaaatactttttattgtgatattatagtttactatttttttaattaaattcaatttgattgtgtttttaattaaatactttttatgtaattaatatcattattaattatcagatttttttatttcttttgagtATTTCTATAATTATAAGATCTATATAATTAAAAGTcagtttttaatataatattgaaatttactttttcatttactgTATTAAATAGCGTTTCCATTTAGCAACGTGGATTGTATTTACCAACATAAGTAAGTCATTTCAATGTTttgtatttaataaaaaaattacatctttaaaattgattataaaatcaatgaccattattataaaattaaacaatatttatttattgtttatttttattattattatatatatcgTCAAAACATTTCTTAGAGTTAAAAATGAAACAAAtttcattaatgtattttttattgtCCTAAAATATTGTAAacggatttatttattttttaaaaaaattacgttTAAAAGGTGTCAATAATTCACAAAGTTAAAGGCTAAAATATGAAAGTTGCATAATAGTGACACATACATATAATTTTACTTAtccttttataaataaatttaaaaagttaaatttgTTATTTAAGAGAGTCACAACAAGAACAAGGAATTTagaaagttaattaattaatttgcttatcaaattcaattttattttattttttacaatttactTTGACCTAGAATgggaaatattttttaattgattcaATCATTAACTATTATTTCTCAATTCTCCGAACCCCTAAATCATACCTCTATTTATTGTCTTGCATCCATAATTATTGAATTCCTTCATAATTAATGACAAtaatctttattaattctcccAACTCCTAATTgtctttttcaattttcaatattaTCATAATCGTGGATATTAATACTTACCTATTAACTATATATGTAATTAATAATTTCCTTTTCAACTCTATTCTCGACCTTTAGAATTTctctattatttaattaataattaataatactcCTAGGCAAGAAATATATGAATCTCTTCCTAGGCAAGATGGAAAAacaatttatcataattaataattaataataaagaaaaagagaataaGTGGTTGAGATAAATAAGGGAAATATATGAATCTCTTGATGGAAAAACAAATCACAATttatcaaaattaataattaatattattaaataatatgattattgcagcattaattttcttaattcaaattgatttgaatcttataaatattttaatttttcctttAACCAACATTAATTACAATCCCAAATACTTCTGACGAATAAAATAACGAATAAAAAAAGCCTATAAAATAGGTATAACAAAAATAAGTGTTATCATATTATACTAATTTATTATCACCATTTTATActaatttactatttataacgacATTGTACgaaccgtgcgaacgcacgggtaaatgatttcttaattattttctttttcttctactaaaatatacatttttcgacGAGTCAAAGCTACTTAacctatatatattttatttacatttttaactaTCActgtattatatttatttactactgATAGAtaactacttaattatttctttttttatatgtacatattaaTCTCTaactatatttttgaaaaaatatatctattaaatatattgaaatttttatttaaaataagtgaaaaagatttcaaatacttataataagataggggtatgaatgacaataaacaaaatttggacaaaaaagtttggtacctgttagcaaatcaaataagtataatcacatatattataaCGATATTGTATGATGCGTGCGAACGCAgatagatgactacttaattatttcatttattttttctactaaagtatatatttttaattagattaaattaatatttatatgacaattataatttaaaatatttttattttttaatttgtatatcttttatatatatttattaactatcattatatatttaattattatttatatggactttgcgtgacccgtgcgaacgcacgggtcctttactagtttaaaaattaaaggataattaaaccgtttttaaaattttagaaaatagtagaGACTAAAACTCATAAAAGTTTTAGAAGTACCATTCATCGAATGAAAAGTTTTTattgactaaaaatgcagggcAGGGTTGCATATTTATAAAGACATCTGGCAATTATGAAACACGGACGCCCCGAATTTGACCCCGACACTGACACAAGATAAGGTAatagtttaaaaaaatgaataaattaaacgaaATCACAGATGTCGGTGTAAGTGTCTGATACCGACACGGACACGCCTTTTTTCAAAGGTGTTGGTGCGTATTAACCCTTCATATAATTTTGATGCATAACCTTCTCATCTTGGCATGTATCTCAGATCAAGAACATTGAGAGATTGACTAGAAACTTTATATGGAGCAGTGATATCCTCAAAAAGAAACTTGTCATTGTTGCATGACAGAAATGCTGTCAAGATACATCTGATGGTGGCTTAAGCAATAGGTCTTCTACTTTGAGTGCGGCCTCTAATCTTCTGCAATATTGGAACCTTTCAAACTATAAAATTCACTGGGCCAAATTCATTGGAAATATAGCTCTTAGAATTGATGGGCATATTAATATTCACCCATCTAAGGCACATATCTGCTAATAAAGGGATATTCAGAGATTACAAGACCAAACACTTAGGTAGCTTTTCCTTCAATTCAGGTGTTGGGAATTCCTGTATGCTGAGCTCATATGAAAGAATTAGCCCAATGAAGCTCTCAAATCTACATATATGCACACTAAAGGAAACATTTAATTCACACCTCTTCCTCATATTACACATTATTAAGAATCTGTCACACATTAAAAGACATATAATAGTATGTACGTAATAATAAACATTGTAGCTTGACTATGTACACAACATATATACATCCAATTTCTTTTATCTACATTTGATTTTGATTAACTGTTGAATGAATGAGTCTTTGTAATATGGAGTGTAAAATTCAACTTTACCAAACCTACAAAAATTGCTAAACttttatttgataaattattGCATCACATGATAATAGCTGTTTAAGGTGTTCTTTTCACCAAAGATATTCCAGTTGGGTCACCTCCCAATTCTTCAAACACAACCAAATAGTTTACACTTGAGTTCAACCATGACCTAGGAACATGGTACCTGTCCAAttccaacaacaacatttcatGATAAATTCAAATTAAACCATTCACTATTGTAAAATACTAATGTAGTACAAACTCTTACCATTTTTGAGAGGGTTGTCCGCAATTCGTCCGACATTTTGTTTCTGTATAAGTTCCGGCATAATAACAATCGCCACACTTACCACGAGTTATATATTCGGGCCAATGGCGTCCGATGTTCCGACCATTTATCCATACTTGACCTTTCCCCATAGTACTCATATCTAGAGCTAATGGATCATTTCCTGCTGGTGTCCTAAAAGTTGTCTAATGacaatatagtacaaaatgaatcaaaatattCCCAGAGGATCATAGTGATTGACATAAAACATGCATATGTTGAAATTTTGATAATACCTTGTACCATGTCAATGGTTTTCTTTTAGACAATAATGATCCTTGTACCCATTTTACTGAGTTACTTCCACTTACAGTGTGAAGTTGTAAGGCTTCACCCTTGAGACCAATCTGCACAAcaaaatgcaaatgaaatgtcttAATGATTCATTATGCAATTATTTCTTCTACCAAGTGAAACATTAGGCAACAAACCTTGTAAGACCATTTCTGTCGAGACAAGTCTCTAGTTCCTATGTTTAGACCCTTGAGTGTGACCGGGCCTAACACCCCGGCATTCCATGTTTCAAAGTGCACGCCGACATTCTaaaattaattggaaaaaatttatatttagaaAAGTTTGAAATCAATAGAAATAATTATGATGTAACCAAATTTAAAGGGAACTTATACCGGGAGACCGACAGTAACACTAAGCAAAGATATCTTGTTATTTCCAACATTTAACTTAACATTCTTATTAAATGTCAGTTTCGGAAACTCCAATGATCCATACACAGTACCTGCATTCATGCATGACATGATATATAAGTAAAATTGTAGTTTGTTATAGTAGGAAAGTAAatacaaaaagaaagaatatagttTGCTAGTTTCATTGACCTGAAAGTTGGCCATTGATAAAAACATGCAGAGCATGGCCTGCTGAATTTATTGTAAGAAGAGGAGATTGTCCATTCTTAATAAAACCTTCATTCTGATCAATGTTCACACTGAACACACAACGATAATATTTAGTCGATGAAAAAATAgtgtaaaatacaaaaaaaattataaagaagaGGAAGATAATTCCAATTGAAAGAAACTTACTCGGTCATATACCACAAATAATCGGTAGAATCTCGTGTGACATTAACCTGTTCCCGTAATGCATATGCTGTGAAAGTATCCTTAACAGTGGAATACGATGGTTCTTCATTATATGACTGCCAAGAAAATGCACTATTTGTAGAGATCATCTTCATTGGAGATTGAATACCAACCTGTACAAATTTGCTCAAAATTTTCATACAAGTTTGGTTTAAGACAAATCATTAACAGTTCGCTTTAGTTTTACCAAGAACAGGCTACAACAAGAAGTATTAACTTACCTTTGCAGTGTTGAAAGCTGCAGTTTTGCAGTCAGGAAGAATGGTAATAGACCATGGTGGTAGTTCATAGTCTCCATTTCCAAATTTAATTGTTGCAGAAGATTTGGTATCATAATTTCCAAGGAAAGCAACACAATCACCAGCTTTTGGTTTGAAAACATGTACCTAACATAATATTAACAAAAGTAAGGAAATTACTTAACAAAACTAAAACTAGTTTATAGTATTTACCTCCAAATTTTTTCCAGGCCAATATACTGTGGAATCAGCTGACAGTAAAACTGGTTCACATTGCTTAATTACTTTGTGCAAATATTTCAAATGTCCCCATTTTGGTTCGTTCACAAGTCCTGATTAGAAATTAAGAAACATACTGATAAGCCGATTCAGGATTCAAATCTCACTCCTAACATAATACTAACAAATTTATCGAAAAAAACTTGAGTGTAGTGTAAAAACATATCTGACGCAAGTTGAGTAGAACATACCGAATTCATCGATGGGAGCATCAAAGTCATAGCTTGTGGCAATGAAGGGTCCACCCGATGTTCGATCAAAGTTAGTTCCTCCATGATACTAAATACCCAAAAATTGACACATTACACTGATTAAATTTAGAGTTTACAAGGAATGAAATGAATACATAATTCAGAActgtaattattttataattaccaTATAGTAGTTAACAAATGTGCCACCATTTTGTACAAATCTTACAACAGAAAATGCCACGTCTTCTGCTGATCTACGTGGAACTCCACCACCAAACTCTGTATACCAGCCAGTCCAATTCTCTGTCCACATTTTgggtttattgttgttgttgggcTTGAAGTTTTCACAATAGTAACCATTGCAAGTATCAATCTATTTCacaacataaatataaattagaTACGAAATCATActcaattcactttttagatttattgaataatgaaGAAAGGTTTACAATAGGATCAGGAGCATCTTCTTGCTTGCACATAATCCAGGGGACGCCGGTATTTAAACTAAGAGCCATTTGAGAAAACCATTTGGTGTAAGCTTTTCCAGGTGCACCAATTTCCCATTCCACTGGTCCATACTCATTTTCAATCTATCATCATATTCAATTCAATTAGGATCATAGCTTTAAACTTTGTAGCAATAATATGAATAGAAATAATATTGAAATTACAGTAACATGCCTGAGAAAGAATGATTGGACCTCCCTGCGTTTGAAACAATTTCTCTGCCTTCATCATGTCAACGATCTTAGTAGTAAATTTTTGCATTGCTGCCTACATCATCCCAAAATTATTTGCTCACTTAGAAAAcagacaaaaaaaaatcataattaaatactCTATCTTCAACCCAATGagtgttaaaattatttgtttctttgatttccacgAAATGAGTGAATCCCCAAGGAACACTCAGTAGGAAAATTACTGAATTTCTAATGTCAGAGCAAAAGGCCTAGTCTGAGTTGCTAAAGACCTTAAGTTGCATCTTACACATGATGATGTAAATACAATCCTTGAGATGAGAAGTGTTTGGTTAAATCATAGTGGACATTTATCAACATATTAGGAAAGTAATAGTGGTTATTAGTGACTGTATAGGGCAGTTAGAGAGCGTTACAAATGTAACTTGCAACACAAGTAAAGTGTTACAGCTTTTTGTTTTTGGTTAGTTAGTTGGTACTTTCTTAACGAGTTATATAGTTCTCTGACACTCTCATTGCATGTGAATTATAATTTCATTCTAATAATACTTCTCTCTCAATTACTCTTAATTATCTCTTAATTTTCTAAATTTGCAAGTAACTTAGAACCTAAAGTTATTAAATAAATTGGTATATAGAGCACCAGTTCGATCCTCAATATCCATTCATGACAAATGAAAGTACAACCTCCAATCACTTCACAACCCATTTCTACCAGCTTTCAAGGAAGAAAATGATGATAGATGGTGTGTGTTGATGAAAGTAATATTCAAATTTTAAGATGTGCTCAAAATCGTGAATGATGGTTAATTGACATTAGTGGAAAATGCTACTGAGACGCAAATAGCTAATGATTGTGAAATGAGCAAGAAATATGGGTTATGTGTGTTTTTGATTCATCATTGTGTGGATTTAAATGTCTCCAAGAAGATCAATGAACAAAAAAAGACCAAAGGTGCATGAGGCGCTCTCAAAAAGTTGTATGGTGAAAATGAGAAATTGAAGAAAGTCAAGATGTTATCCTTGATGAAACAATATGTGAATCTACAGATGAATTATTGTGAAGAAATTGTTGAGTTCTTCTCAAAATTGGTGGTTTATACCAAACAAATAAAATCGTGTGGAGAGAAGATTTCTGAATTGTAGAAAGTGGAGAAGGTTCTAAGAGCTCTTCCTGTCAACTTTGATCACATTGTTGTGACCATTTAGGAGttcaaatattttcttgaaaTGAATCTTGAAGAATGGTAAGCAACTCTTGAAGATCATGAGTTGAGGATGAAACACAAATTTAGAGAAGGTGTCTGAATGCAGTCCAAATTCTTCTtctaaaaaatgaaagaagaatCCTCAAAGAATaacaaagagaaagaaaatggaagaagaagTGGGTGAAAGTGATGGTGCAGACAAAAACTCAAGAAGCCATGGTGAGATAGCCAAGAATTGTGCTCCTCactatcaaaaataaaaaaagaaggtGGAAATGAATGAAGTATAATGCTATTGTTTCCAAAATCTTGGACACTATGCTAGTGGTTGTTACTTCAACAAAGAATCGAAGGAGAATAATAAGTGTGTAGCACAATTTTCTCATGCTAGAAGTAGTGACTCAAAAGAGATCACTTTGATGGTTGTTACATAGTTGTCTCAAGACAAAAACAATGTTTGGTACCTACGGCGTTCAACAATCATATGAGTGGAAATAAAAATTGGTTTATCATGCTCAATGATTCAGTGAGGAGGTCCAATAGATTTGCAGTTAATATCATGGTCATATCAGAAGGAATGGGAAACATTCTTGTTAAGAAGAAGGATGGACAAGAAGCTATCATGTGTGAAATACTATATGTGCCTTCTATGGAAAGCAATTTCATCAACTTGGGTCAATTACTTTACAAAGACTACACAATGAGGCTAGAAGATAAATAACTCGTGGTGTGTCATGGAAGTTCCAAGTTAATCTTAAAAGATCCCTTGCCAACCAATAGAACATTCAAGATTATGATAAATATGCTAGACCATCAATGTCTTGCATTAACCATAGTCAAAGATCAAAATTGAACTTGGCACAAGAATTTTGGTCATTTCAATTTTAGGAGTCTCAGATTGATGCACATAAAGAAGATGGTGTATGACCTTCCCTATATTGCAATGCTAAAACAACTACGTAAGGAGTGCTGAATTGCAAAGTAAACAAGAAGGCCAT encodes:
- the LOC131601510 gene encoding beta-galactosidase-like, whose protein sequence is MENLIRIKFFALLLFLWVCSVNASVSYDNKAILVNGQRKILFSGSIHYPRSTPQMWPELIQKAKDGGLDVIQSYVFWNGHEPSPGKYYFEDRYDLVKFIKLVQQAGLYFHLRIGPYACAEWNLGGFPVWLKYVPGIAFRTDNEPFKAAMQKFTTKIVDMMKAEKLFQTQGGPIILSQIENEYGPVEWEIGAPGKAYTKWFSQMALSLNTGVPWIMCKQEDAPDPIIDTCNGYYCENFKPNNNNKPKMWTENWTGWYTEFGGGVPRRSAEDVAFSVVRFVQNGGTFVNYYMYHGGTNFDRTSGGPFIATSYDFDAPIDEFGLVNEPKWGHLKYLHKVIKQCEPVLLSADSTVYWPGKNLEVHVFKPKAGDCVAFLGNYDTKSSATIKFGNGDYELPPWSITILPDCKTAAFNTAKVGIQSPMKMISTNSAFSWQSYNEEPSYSTVKDTFTAYALREQVNVTRDSTDYLWYMTDVNIDQNEGFIKNGQSPLLTINSAGHALHVFINGQLSGTVYGSLEFPKLTFNKNVKLNVGNNKISLLSVTVGLPNVGVHFETWNAGVLGPVTLKGLNIGTRDLSRQKWSYKIGLKGEALQLHTVSGSNSVKWVQGSLLSKRKPLTWYKTTFRTPAGNDPLALDMSTMGKGQVWINGRNIGRHWPEYITRGKCGDCYYAGTYTETKCRTNCGQPSQKWYHVPRSWLNSSVNYLVVFEELGGDPTGISLVKRTP